In Beutenbergia cavernae DSM 12333, the DNA window GGCCGAACGCGCATGGGAGGCGGGGGTCGACGTCGTCGGCACGACCCTGTACGGCCACACGCCGCAGACGTCCGCCACCGTGGGTCCTGGCCTCGAGCTGGTCGCTGAGCTCGTCCCGCTGGGGATGAGGGTGATCGTCGAGGGACGTGTCACCGAGCCGGCGGAGGTCGAGGCGGCGTTCACGCTCGGCGCCTGGTCGGTGGTCGTCGGGGGCGCGATCACGAGCCCGATCGACCTGACGCGTCGGTTCGCGGCCGTCACCCCGCGCCGCAGCGGTGATCACGAGCCGGCGGAGGCCGGTCGAGGGACCTCCGGAGGGCCCGGATGACGGGGACGAACGACGGGGCACCCGTCGTCGCCGTCGACGTCGGGGGAACCAAGATCCGCTCGGCGCTGGTCTGCGGCCGCGACCAGGTCGGGGAGGCTGGGTGGCGCGCCACGCCGCGCGAGGGTGGAGCCCCCGTGCTCCAGGCGGTCCGCGCGGAGGTCGAGGCACTCGTCGCCAGCTCCGCGGTGCGCCCCCGGGGCGTGGGTCTCGCGTGCGCGGGTACGGTCGACCGCGACCGGGGTGTGGTGGTGGCCGCCGGCTCGACCCTCGCGGACTGGAGCGGTACACGGCTGCGCCGTGCGCTCGAACCCGGCCTCGGCCTGCCCGTCGTCGTCGACAACGACTGCAACGCCTTCGCCTCCGGTGTTGCGGCCGACGACGGCGGTTCGCTGCTCGCGGTGATGGTCGGGACCGGCCTGGGGGCGGGCCTGGTGATCGACGGCGAGCTCCACCGCGGGCGGCGCTTCACGGCCGGCGAGATCGCACACATGGCAGCCGGGGAGAGCGTGGGCCCGTGGTGCGGCTGCGGCCTTCCGGGACACCTCGAGGGGATCGCCTCGGGTTCCGGCATCGACCGGTACCACGCGCACCTGACGGGGCAGGGCGCCGTCGGCGTGGGCGTTGTCGCGCAGCGGTACCGGCACGGCGATCCGACGGCGGCACAGGTCGTCACGGCGGCGGGCGCGGCGCTCGGGGGCGCCCTCGCCGGGCTCGCCGTTGCGCTCGACCTCGACCGCGTCGTCGTGGGCGGAGGCGTGATCGACGCCGTCCCCGAGGTCGGGGAGATCGTCGCCAACCGGTTCGATCACGCCCTCCCCCCGACGCTCCAGCGGGACGTTCGGCTCGAGGTCTCGCCGGACTCTGCCACCGCCGTCCTGCGGGGGATCGCCCGCCAGGTCGCCGACACCACCGCCCGACGACCCGGACCCGAAGGACACGCCAGATGACCACCCCTCCCGCGCCGTCGCCCTCCGCTCAGCCGTGGTTCACCACGCGGGGCATCGTGCTCACGTGGGACGACGTCACGAGCTACGACTGGCCTGCCCTCGCCGCGCGGGCCGGCCTCACCACGGTCAGCGTCCACACGAGCGCTGACGGCTGGGCCTCGCCGGCCGCGCACGAGCTGCGAGCGCGCTGCGCCGAGCTCGGCCTGGCGATCGAGGAGCAGCAGCACGCGCTCGACCGTCTGCTCCCGCGCGCCCTGTTCGACACCGCCCCGGGCATGTTCCGGGCGGGGGCCGACGGCGTGCGCACCCCTGACGCGAACTGCTGCGCCAGCTCGCCCGACGCCCTCGACGTGATCGCCGAGCACGCCGTCACGGAGCTCGAGCGGTCCGCCACGACCACCGACCGCTTCTACTTCTGGGCGGACGACGGCGGCGGCTGGTGTCACTGCCCGCGATGCTCCGAGCT includes these proteins:
- a CDS encoding ROK family protein, producing the protein MTGTNDGAPVVAVDVGGTKIRSALVCGRDQVGEAGWRATPREGGAPVLQAVRAEVEALVASSAVRPRGVGLACAGTVDRDRGVVVAAGSTLADWSGTRLRRALEPGLGLPVVVDNDCNAFASGVAADDGGSLLAVMVGTGLGAGLVIDGELHRGRRFTAGEIAHMAAGESVGPWCGCGLPGHLEGIASGSGIDRYHAHLTGQGAVGVGVVAQRYRHGDPTAAQVVTAAGAALGGALAGLAVALDLDRVVVGGGVIDAVPEVGEIVANRFDHALPPTLQRDVRLEVSPDSATAVLRGIARQVADTTARRPGPEGHAR